A region from the Pelagovum pacificum genome encodes:
- a CDS encoding replicative DNA helicase: protein MNDITPLRAAKVDESVKTDEGMTLPHSIEAEQQLLGAILTTNDVYDRIAMVIGPQHFYDPVHAAIFETAAQRITKNALASPVTLASYLADHEGLKELGGAAYLARLAGFAISTYAVRDYAQMIYDLAIRRELISLGHDIAGQAASVTVDSEPRDQIVAAEQKLYKLAEQGQTESGFQSFLRAVTDAVEVAATAYKRDGGLAGISTGLTDLDKKLGGLHKSDLLILAGRPSMGKTSLATNIAFNIAKAYRRGTDSEGRDVAVDGGVVGFYSLEMSAEQLAARVLSEASEVPSEQIRRGNMTEGEFRRFVEAAKTLEACPLYIDDTPALPISQLAARARRLKRTHGLDVLMVDYLQLVRPASAKDSRVNEVSEITQGLKAIAKELDIPVIALSQLSRQVESRDDKRPQLSDLRESGSIEQDADVVMFVFREEYYKEREKPGDHEMEKMAAWQDEMEKLHGRAEVIIGKQRHGPIGTVDLSFEGRFTRFGNLVKPWQTGEDRDF from the coding sequence ATGAATGACATTACGCCGTTGCGCGCGGCGAAGGTGGACGAGTCCGTAAAGACCGACGAGGGCATGACGCTGCCTCACTCGATCGAGGCGGAACAGCAGCTTCTCGGCGCAATTCTGACGACGAACGATGTCTATGACCGCATCGCCATGGTGATCGGGCCGCAGCACTTCTACGACCCCGTCCATGCCGCGATCTTCGAGACCGCCGCCCAGCGGATCACCAAGAACGCGCTCGCGTCGCCGGTGACGCTCGCCTCCTACCTTGCCGACCACGAAGGGCTGAAGGAACTCGGTGGCGCGGCCTATCTCGCCCGGCTCGCCGGCTTCGCGATTTCGACCTACGCCGTCCGCGACTACGCGCAGATGATCTACGACCTCGCCATCCGGCGGGAGCTGATCTCGCTCGGTCACGATATCGCCGGACAGGCGGCCAGCGTCACGGTCGACAGCGAACCGCGCGACCAGATCGTCGCGGCGGAACAGAAGCTCTACAAGCTTGCCGAGCAGGGCCAGACCGAAAGCGGCTTCCAGTCGTTCCTGCGCGCCGTCACCGATGCGGTGGAAGTCGCCGCGACGGCCTACAAGCGCGACGGTGGGCTGGCCGGCATCTCGACCGGGCTCACCGACCTCGACAAGAAGCTCGGCGGCCTGCACAAGTCCGACCTTCTGATCCTCGCCGGCCGTCCCTCGATGGGGAAGACCTCGCTTGCCACCAACATCGCCTTCAACATCGCCAAGGCCTATCGCCGTGGCACCGACAGCGAGGGCCGCGACGTCGCCGTCGACGGCGGCGTGGTGGGCTTCTACTCGCTGGAGATGAGCGCCGAGCAGCTCGCCGCCCGCGTCCTTTCCGAAGCGTCCGAGGTCCCGTCCGAGCAGATCCGGCGCGGTAACATGACGGAGGGTGAATTCCGCCGCTTCGTCGAGGCCGCCAAGACGCTCGAGGCCTGCCCGCTTTACATCGACGACACGCCCGCCCTGCCGATCAGCCAACTCGCCGCACGTGCGCGGCGGCTGAAACGGACACACGGGCTCGACGTGCTGATGGTCGACTATCTCCAGCTCGTGCGTCCGGCTTCGGCCAAGGACAGCCGCGTGAACGAGGTGTCCGAGATCACCCAGGGCCTCAAGGCGATCGCCAAGGAGCTCGACATCCCCGTCATCGCCCTGTCCCAGCTCTCCCGTCAGGTCGAGAGCCGCGATGACAAGCGACCGCAGCTCTCCGACCTTCGCGAATCCGGCTCGATCGAGCAGGACGCGGACGTCGTGATGTTCGTGTTCCGTGAGGAATACTACAAGGAACGTGAAAAACCCGGCGACCACGAGATGGAGAAGATGGCCGCCTGGCAGGATGAGATGGAAAAGCTGCACGGACGGGCCGAAGTCATCATCGGCAAGCAGCGTCACGGGCCGATCGGCACCGTGGATCTGTCCTTCGAGGGCCGCTTCACCCGCTTCGGCAACCTGGTGAAGCCATGGCAGACCGGGGAGGACAGGGACTTCTAG
- a CDS encoding DUF1194 domain-containing protein, producing the protein MSRPWLLLLVFLVAHPAAAQDGPRPVEVDVELLLMVDVSRSMTIEEHRIQREGYAAALTSEQVLGSIGEGMIGRIALSYVEWAGAGGERVVVDWTEIASPGDATAFAEALLLSDPYAVSRTSISSALRFGADHFDNNGFQGLRRVIDISGDGPNNSGGPVLDARQATLNRGIIINGLPIMAFNDGYDRWSVDDLDAYYAACVTGGAGSFVIAVQDWPDFAEAIRRKLVLEIAGTLPAPQVIPAQAERYDCLIGEKIWERNRPAWGTLP; encoded by the coding sequence ATGTCGCGCCCCTGGCTCCTGCTTCTCGTCTTTCTCGTCGCCCACCCTGCCGCGGCGCAGGACGGCCCCCGCCCTGTCGAGGTCGATGTCGAACTGCTGCTGATGGTCGACGTCTCCCGCTCCATGACGATCGAGGAACATCGTATCCAACGCGAAGGCTACGCCGCCGCCCTGACCAGCGAACAGGTGCTCGGCTCCATCGGTGAAGGCATGATCGGCCGCATTGCCCTGTCCTACGTCGAATGGGCCGGCGCGGGCGGAGAGCGCGTGGTCGTCGACTGGACAGAGATCGCATCCCCCGGCGACGCGACCGCGTTCGCCGAGGCCCTCCTGCTGAGCGATCCCTATGCGGTGTCGCGCACCTCGATCAGCTCCGCGTTGAGGTTCGGGGCGGACCATTTCGACAACAACGGCTTTCAGGGTCTGCGCCGGGTGATCGACATCTCGGGCGACGGCCCGAACAATTCCGGCGGCCCGGTGCTCGACGCGCGGCAGGCGACTCTGAACCGGGGCATCATCATCAACGGCCTGCCGATCATGGCCTTCAACGATGGCTATGACCGCTGGTCCGTCGACGACCTTGACGCCTACTATGCCGCCTGCGTGACAGGCGGTGCGGGGTCCTTCGTCATCGCGGTGCAGGACTGGCCCGACTTCGCCGAGGCGATCCGCCGCAAGCTTGTGCTGGAGATCGCGGGCACCCTGCCCGCACCGCAAGTGATACCGGCGCAGGCCGAGCGTTACGACTGCCTGATAGGTGAGAAGATCTGGGAGCGGAACCGCCCGGCCTGGGGCACCTTGCCCTGA